One part of the Amycolatopsis lurida genome encodes these proteins:
- a CDS encoding maleylacetate reductase — MSAFTYDVLPGRVVFGPGVARTRLRVEADAFDARRILLIAAESEADLARDLCAPFADRIAVTFSEVRPHVPIEVAERAREAAAGADLMLCVGGGSTTGTAKAVALTTGLPIIAVPTTYAGSEVTPVWGLTEKSRKTTGTDPRVLPRTVVYDPELTRTLPVELSVASGLNAMAHCVEAFWAPRRNPVSSAVAEDGIRHLAAGLPSVAADGADSEARGELLLGAYLAGSAFAAAGSGLHHKICHVLGGAFDLPHARTHAIVLPHVLAFNAPYAPEAVSRIASALDSPEPAQGLRRLGEKLGVPAGLRDLGLRENDTETVLDDILALAPADNPRPVTAEGISRLLRAAWAGTDTAKETT, encoded by the coding sequence ATGAGCGCGTTCACCTACGACGTGTTGCCCGGCCGGGTGGTGTTCGGGCCCGGCGTCGCGCGCACCAGGCTTCGGGTCGAGGCCGACGCGTTCGATGCCCGGCGGATCCTGCTCATCGCGGCCGAGTCCGAGGCCGATCTGGCCCGCGACTTGTGTGCCCCGTTCGCCGACCGGATCGCGGTCACGTTCTCCGAAGTCCGGCCGCACGTTCCGATCGAGGTCGCCGAACGGGCCCGTGAGGCCGCGGCGGGAGCCGATCTCATGCTGTGCGTGGGCGGCGGATCGACGACAGGGACGGCGAAAGCCGTCGCGCTCACCACCGGGCTGCCGATCATCGCCGTCCCCACCACCTACGCCGGTTCCGAGGTCACCCCGGTGTGGGGACTGACCGAGAAGAGCCGCAAGACCACCGGCACCGACCCGCGGGTGCTCCCGCGAACGGTCGTCTACGACCCCGAGCTCACCCGGACGCTCCCCGTCGAGCTGTCTGTCGCGAGTGGACTCAACGCGATGGCCCACTGCGTCGAGGCGTTCTGGGCACCGCGGCGCAACCCCGTCTCGAGCGCCGTCGCCGAGGACGGGATCCGGCACCTCGCCGCCGGGCTGCCGTCGGTCGCCGCCGACGGGGCCGACAGCGAGGCCCGCGGCGAACTCCTCCTCGGCGCCTACCTCGCCGGATCCGCGTTCGCCGCGGCGGGATCCGGGCTGCACCACAAGATCTGCCACGTGCTGGGCGGGGCGTTCGACCTGCCGCACGCGCGGACTCACGCGATCGTGCTCCCGCACGTGCTGGCGTTCAACGCTCCGTACGCGCCCGAAGCCGTGTCTCGTATCGCGTCCGCCCTCGATTCGCCCGAACCGGCCCAAGGGTTACGGCGACTCGGCGAGAAGCTCGGTGTTCCCGCCGGTTTGCGGGATCTCGGCCTGCGCGAGAACGACACGGAGACGGTGCTGGACGACATCCTCGCGCTCGCGCCCGCCGACAATCCGCGCCCGGTCACCGCCGAGGGCATCAGCAGGCTTCTGCGTGCGGCGTGGGCAGGAACCGATACCGCGAAGGAGACGACATGA
- a CDS encoding intradiol ring-cleavage dioxygenase, whose translation MNPADREQAVTDEVVASFAGTTDTRLREVMQSLVRHLHAFARDVRLSEQEWEAAIGFLTRAGHITDERRQEFILLSDVLGLSMLTVAINEPKVDGATEATVFGPFFVDDSPEIPLGGDIARGAAGTPCFVSGQVRGTDGTAIPGARVDVWEADEDGFYDVQYTDDRSAGRGWLRTGEEGEYRFWSVLPAPYPIPHDGPVGDLLTAAGRGPMRPAHLHFKVTAAGYRTLITHIFLAGDPYLESDAVFGVKEGLVVESGKHHGGTAPDGSRPEGEWASLTFDLVLVTEPA comes from the coding sequence ATGAACCCCGCCGACCGCGAACAAGCGGTAACCGACGAGGTCGTGGCCAGCTTCGCCGGAACCACCGACACACGGCTGCGGGAGGTCATGCAGAGCCTGGTCCGGCATCTGCACGCCTTCGCCAGAGACGTCCGCCTGAGTGAACAGGAGTGGGAGGCGGCGATCGGGTTCCTCACCCGCGCCGGGCACATCACCGACGAGCGACGCCAGGAGTTCATCCTCCTGTCCGACGTCCTCGGGCTGTCCATGCTGACCGTCGCCATCAACGAGCCGAAGGTGGACGGGGCGACCGAGGCGACGGTGTTCGGTCCGTTCTTCGTCGACGACTCACCGGAAATCCCGCTCGGCGGCGACATCGCGCGCGGCGCCGCCGGAACACCCTGTTTTGTCTCCGGGCAGGTCCGCGGCACCGACGGTACCGCGATCCCGGGCGCGCGGGTGGACGTCTGGGAGGCCGACGAGGACGGCTTCTACGACGTCCAGTACACCGACGACCGCTCAGCCGGCCGCGGATGGCTGCGAACCGGAGAGGAGGGCGAATACCGGTTCTGGTCGGTCTTGCCCGCTCCCTACCCGATTCCGCACGACGGCCCCGTCGGCGATCTCCTCACGGCCGCGGGCCGGGGGCCGATGCGGCCCGCACACCTGCACTTCAAGGTCACCGCGGCGGGCTACCGGACCCTGATCACCCACATCTTCCTCGCCGGCGACCCGTACCTGGAAAGCGACGCCGTGTTCGGCGTCAAGGAAGGTCTCGTTGTGGAGAGCGGGAAACACCACGGTGGCACCGCTCCCGACGGCTCCCGGCCCGAAGGTGAATGGGCGAGCCTGACCTTCGATCTCGTGCTCGTCACCGAGCCGGCCTGA
- a CDS encoding MFS transporter: MRSTRWIVLGGCFLAYLFDALEIVLLSLSLPAIRHDMGLTATQAGLLATATLLGIGVSSVAGGYVADNFGRKKALIASLVIFGVFTAALAVVPNFTVFLILRFLAGIGLGAVWSVVSAYVVETWPPRHRGRAAAFVISAFPAGGALAAVVSGYFLPDWRLMFLVAGTAVVIPVLVVLVFFRESADWIAHKVQRTEHAVTVRNVLSGSLRRTTLLGTLMAALALTGYWGATTWLPTYLTAERGLPAGDVALFVTILNVGMFLGYNGFGFLADRIGRRRTIVLTLLGVALSLPVYAFTTDQTALLWLGPLFGAFTAFFGIFGSYLGELFPTKARATGAGFCFNVGRGVSAFAPFGLAGIAGAVGFSAGLLVCAGFFGLAALSTLLLPRTGVHEADTATDRREVEAGA; the protein is encoded by the coding sequence ATGCGAAGTACCCGGTGGATCGTGTTGGGCGGGTGTTTCCTCGCGTATCTGTTCGACGCGCTGGAGATCGTCCTGCTGTCCTTGTCGCTCCCGGCGATCCGGCACGACATGGGCCTGACGGCGACCCAAGCGGGCCTCCTCGCGACCGCGACGTTGCTGGGCATCGGAGTCAGCAGCGTCGCGGGTGGCTACGTGGCGGACAACTTCGGCCGGAAGAAGGCCCTGATCGCCTCGTTGGTGATCTTCGGGGTGTTCACCGCGGCCCTGGCCGTCGTCCCGAACTTCACCGTGTTCTTGATCCTGCGGTTCCTCGCCGGAATCGGGCTCGGCGCGGTGTGGAGCGTCGTGTCCGCCTACGTGGTCGAGACCTGGCCGCCGCGGCATCGCGGGCGCGCCGCCGCCTTCGTGATCAGTGCCTTCCCGGCCGGAGGCGCGCTCGCGGCCGTCGTGTCCGGGTATTTCCTGCCGGATTGGCGCCTGATGTTCCTCGTCGCCGGCACCGCGGTCGTCATACCCGTGCTCGTCGTCCTCGTCTTTTTCCGCGAATCGGCCGACTGGATCGCGCACAAGGTCCAGCGCACCGAGCACGCCGTCACCGTTCGGAACGTCCTGAGCGGATCGCTGCGCCGGACCACCCTGCTCGGCACCCTCATGGCCGCCCTGGCGCTCACCGGCTACTGGGGTGCCACGACCTGGTTGCCGACCTACCTCACCGCTGAACGCGGCCTCCCCGCAGGCGACGTCGCGTTGTTCGTGACCATCCTGAACGTGGGAATGTTCCTGGGCTACAACGGATTCGGGTTCCTCGCGGACCGGATCGGCCGTCGGCGGACGATCGTCCTGACCCTCCTAGGGGTCGCGCTCAGCCTGCCCGTCTACGCCTTCACCACCGACCAGACCGCCCTGCTGTGGCTCGGCCCGTTGTTCGGTGCCTTCACCGCCTTCTTCGGCATCTTCGGCTCCTACCTCGGAGAACTGTTTCCCACCAAGGCTCGGGCTACGGGCGCGGGCTTTTGCTTCAACGTCGGCCGCGGCGTCTCCGCCTTCGCTCCCTTCGGCCTGGCGGGGATCGCCGGTGCGGTCGGCTTCAGCGCAGGCCTTCTGGTCTGCGCCGGGTTCTTCGGCCTCGCCGCCCTGTCGACCTTGCTGCTGCCGCGCACCGGAGTCCACGAAGCGGATACCGCCACCGACCGGCGGGAAGTCGAGGCCGGCGCATGA
- a CDS encoding GNAT family N-acetyltransferase, whose translation MRAFTEADLAFLDRLCTDPDALGEFEWPGFGDPRARRKRWEIDGYISAESAAVAIARADDTVIGIVTWKPRGFPLGVTYEIGVGVLPEHRGQGVGTVAQRLLVDYLFGRTTANRIEALTNGGNLGEQKALERLGFRREGVMHGRSFQHGEYVDVLVYGLLRSEHRPGTP comes from the coding sequence TTGAGGGCGTTCACCGAGGCCGACCTCGCCTTTCTCGACCGCCTCTGCACGGATCCGGATGCGCTCGGCGAGTTCGAGTGGCCCGGATTCGGTGATCCGAGGGCACGCCGCAAGCGATGGGAGATCGACGGGTACATCTCCGCCGAGTCCGCGGCGGTTGCGATCGCGCGGGCCGACGACACGGTTATCGGCATCGTCACCTGGAAGCCCCGCGGCTTCCCTTTGGGTGTCACCTACGAGATCGGCGTGGGGGTGCTACCCGAGCATCGTGGACAGGGGGTGGGCACGGTGGCGCAGAGGCTGCTCGTGGACTACCTGTTCGGCCGCACGACGGCGAACAGAATCGAAGCCCTCACCAATGGCGGTAACCTCGGCGAGCAGAAAGCCCTCGAACGCCTGGGCTTCCGCCGGGAAGGGGTCATGCACGGCAGGTCCTTCCAGCACGGCGAGTATGTCGATGTGCTCGTCTACGGTCTGCTCCGCTCAGAGCATCGTCCCGGAACGCCATGA
- a CDS encoding SRPBCC family protein, whose protein sequence is MTEYRHTATIEMPAADLFAYLREPRNLPHYFPQMSRAEPEGGEAVHVEADVDGEHVEGEAWLKVDEANRSLRWGSQGPHDYQGELSIEDAGPAASRLTVALHSVRDADDETVQRGLEETVAALAHTVTADADVDAAEKEGGWAGHRES, encoded by the coding sequence ATGACCGAATACCGGCACACCGCCACCATCGAGATGCCCGCCGCGGACTTGTTCGCCTATTTGCGAGAGCCGCGGAACCTGCCTCACTACTTTCCCCAGATGAGTCGCGCCGAGCCTGAGGGCGGCGAGGCCGTGCACGTCGAAGCCGACGTCGACGGTGAGCATGTGGAAGGCGAGGCGTGGCTGAAGGTCGACGAGGCCAACCGTTCATTGCGGTGGGGCTCCCAAGGGCCGCATGACTATCAGGGGGAATTGTCGATCGAGGACGCCGGTCCCGCGGCGTCTCGCCTCACTGTGGCGCTGCACAGTGTCCGGGACGCGGATGACGAGACAGTGCAGCGTGGGCTCGAGGAGACCGTTGCCGCGCTGGCGCACACCGTGACCGCGGATGCCGATGTGGATGCCGCCGAAAAAGAAGGGGGCTGGGCTGGGCACCGGGAGTCTTGA
- a CDS encoding DUF6461 domain-containing protein, whose translation MEEHTEVPAGLADALASVVADLIPTLRGRIPHGPAAALGRLGAPDAKPGVFGLQAGRPVARRGESAALSGLRSLGDPVSERLLGALELTLDALAVSIPHEVEVAVPGPDATPQAFGFGMIGGPSAETVTAVRLLDQLRPGVSALIVALVEELAGHEALVSLLEPPSELTGEEELAAAHGAAHLALAVAVAAPVLRRAGAPLLAGTSAAVVGVALGAVSALLSASPMPPAYAAALLAKRRAEYVLPVSASGSAEVRGHRFTLAERSVLGEADFSGNGLAVAIPGGVAVRTGQGEGQVPVSIRILEGAPDEVELDWWDEVVEFSWRAERGDATLSESASRHLRTPPWPGDFRVRVHAIGRDGEERERYELMLWQGPPGPDIVHKRGDRLGSIVRGEPVPDIVAPPEAAYRWIRGSLIGEAATVTVVGDASPAEVLRAFGADPAEPESAQELASAFDLDPWVTVLPVEGGVLAAEFNGFQGSLRPVLVSLSREGRTAGLFWNVNAVTRLSFADNGTVLASSELGHAEDITDPEVNRALAGLDFGSYRDRLEKGMLAVERYTGYRLRKEDLDRMVEEDVAYRILPHLPELYPEARDPDGSRAFPGHGPLGADTDRLAFVPEETLRELAWQAASAVTEHAGVAGDPVIAAVLTERRFGPEAELAARRSQLQDHREHAWLWQALHNATNPDPLAAAIGSLSAARYAAGPRGEDLLEHARRIARESPPPI comes from the coding sequence GTGGAGGAGCACACGGAAGTACCGGCGGGGCTGGCGGACGCGCTCGCGTCGGTGGTCGCCGACCTGATCCCGACGCTGCGCGGGCGGATCCCGCACGGTCCCGCGGCGGCGCTCGGAAGGCTGGGCGCTCCGGATGCGAAGCCCGGCGTTTTCGGCCTCCAGGCGGGACGTCCGGTTGCGAGGCGAGGGGAATCGGCGGCGTTGAGCGGGCTGCGTTCGCTCGGTGATCCCGTCTCCGAGCGGTTGCTCGGCGCGCTGGAACTGACCTTGGACGCGTTGGCCGTCTCCATCCCGCACGAGGTCGAAGTGGCGGTGCCGGGTCCGGACGCGACGCCGCAGGCCTTCGGCTTCGGCATGATCGGCGGGCCGAGCGCCGAGACCGTCACCGCGGTGCGCCTGCTCGATCAGCTGCGGCCTGGGGTCTCCGCGCTGATCGTGGCACTGGTCGAGGAATTGGCAGGGCACGAGGCCTTGGTTTCACTGCTGGAGCCCCCGTCGGAGCTCACCGGCGAGGAGGAACTGGCGGCGGCGCACGGAGCGGCGCATCTCGCACTGGCCGTCGCGGTCGCCGCGCCGGTGCTGCGGAGGGCAGGCGCTCCGCTCCTCGCTGGGACGTCCGCCGCCGTCGTCGGCGTCGCACTGGGCGCTGTTTCGGCTTTGTTGAGCGCAAGTCCGATGCCTCCGGCTTATGCGGCAGCGCTGCTGGCGAAACGCCGGGCCGAATACGTGCTGCCGGTGTCGGCGTCGGGTTCGGCCGAGGTGCGCGGGCATCGGTTCACTCTCGCCGAGCGCTCTGTCCTCGGCGAGGCCGACTTCAGCGGAAACGGACTGGCCGTCGCCATCCCCGGCGGGGTCGCCGTCCGGACCGGGCAGGGGGAGGGCCAAGTGCCCGTGTCGATACGAATCCTCGAAGGAGCGCCGGACGAAGTCGAACTCGACTGGTGGGACGAGGTCGTCGAGTTCTCCTGGCGAGCGGAGCGGGGCGACGCCACGTTGAGCGAAAGCGCCTCGCGGCACCTGAGAACACCGCCGTGGCCGGGCGATTTCCGGGTGCGGGTGCACGCGATCGGCCGAGATGGCGAGGAGCGCGAGCGCTATGAGCTCATGCTGTGGCAGGGACCGCCGGGCCCGGACATCGTGCACAAACGCGGTGACAGGCTCGGCTCTATCGTCCGCGGTGAACCTGTGCCCGACATCGTGGCGCCCCCGGAAGCCGCCTATCGGTGGATTCGCGGCAGCCTGATCGGTGAAGCGGCGACGGTGACGGTGGTCGGGGACGCCTCACCCGCCGAGGTGCTCCGCGCCTTCGGTGCGGACCCGGCCGAACCGGAGTCCGCACAGGAGTTGGCGTCGGCATTCGACCTTGACCCCTGGGTGACCGTGCTTCCGGTCGAGGGCGGGGTTCTTGCCGCCGAGTTCAACGGTTTCCAGGGTTCGCTCCGGCCGGTGCTGGTGTCGTTGTCACGGGAGGGGAGGACGGCCGGCCTGTTCTGGAACGTCAACGCCGTCACCCGGCTGTCCTTCGCCGACAACGGGACCGTCCTCGCGTCGTCCGAACTCGGACACGCGGAGGACATCACCGACCCTGAGGTGAACCGGGCGTTGGCCGGCCTCGACTTCGGCAGTTATCGCGACAGGCTGGAAAAAGGCATGCTCGCCGTCGAGCGGTACACCGGATACCGGCTGCGGAAGGAGGACCTTGATCGGATGGTGGAGGAGGACGTCGCCTATCGCATCCTGCCGCACCTGCCCGAGCTGTACCCCGAGGCGCGTGATCCCGACGGTTCGCGCGCGTTCCCCGGTCATGGACCTCTCGGCGCGGACACCGATCGGCTGGCCTTCGTACCCGAGGAGACATTGCGGGAGCTGGCCTGGCAGGCCGCGTCGGCCGTAACCGAGCATGCCGGTGTCGCCGGAGACCCTGTCATCGCGGCCGTACTCACGGAGCGCCGGTTCGGCCCGGAGGCAGAACTCGCGGCCAGGCGATCGCAGTTACAGGACCATCGAGAGCACGCGTGGTTGTGGCAGGCACTGCACAACGCGACCAATCCGGACCCGCTGGCCGCCGCGATCGGCTCGCTGTCGGCGGCGCGATACGCGGCCGGCCCGAGGGGGGAGGACCTGCTGGAACACGCGCGGCGAATAGCTCGAGAGTCGCCGCCGCCGATCTGA
- a CDS encoding type VII secretion target, producing the protein MGYEVDPAKLLEVSDELGTIGTGLRSVSGQVAHTVVAQLDFGGDRYQSHGAAYLAASGELATLAVKLVGDIDEVSLLLRESAGVYGETESDFASRLDGLREVGD; encoded by the coding sequence GTGGGGTACGAAGTCGATCCAGCGAAGTTGCTGGAGGTGAGTGACGAGCTCGGGACCATCGGCACCGGACTGCGGTCGGTGAGCGGACAGGTGGCGCACACCGTGGTGGCCCAGCTGGACTTCGGCGGGGACCGCTACCAGAGCCACGGCGCCGCATACCTCGCCGCGAGCGGAGAGCTGGCGACTCTCGCCGTCAAGCTGGTCGGAGACATCGACGAGGTCTCCCTCTTGCTGCGGGAGTCCGCCGGTGTCTATGGGGAGACCGAGTCGGACTTCGCGTCGCGACTCGACGGCCTGCGCGAGGTGGGCGACTGA
- a CDS encoding WXG100 family type VII secretion target, which translates to MAWWDEAKARYRPAGPNGHVSPTDEEIRAILDDPDVSDETKRELIAAWSYDYATGYLWGDVIIQERTGYDPDTVPDEVKEYIEEYDAQEYVDNYAANAINNGALSQAVNDAATIATYGEEHPGGPGALPGSGNPGADMQAAIDQAENERRYADDLEEQRENARQLQAYADNLKATGGTGAASSEEIFDSGEVGLDFFKLFWGKYCRYSSGGSRVGARGSGNGGTSLTGNPFADKWIFKARYNEQREVGFRRIGLQADQYAQAVGRLQHHVGELVTAQGDLFADWEGEAADAASSRYDDAVGQARALMKELEDAGKVLNEVRGALEQMCVTKAQTVNGLFSSTINGIAPDIVDRLVTVAKGGASDEDILYVASQFGIPADQECLNISDDVKAEVRQSAAEWCDGNLVPVVETKVEAFWDVCDATDEGFEEVLGVMREMLEQGAQAGSGGRREVMPR; encoded by the coding sequence ATGGCCTGGTGGGACGAGGCCAAGGCGAGGTACCGGCCGGCCGGGCCGAACGGACACGTCAGCCCGACCGACGAGGAGATCAGGGCCATCCTCGACGACCCCGACGTCTCCGATGAGACGAAACGGGAGCTCATCGCCGCGTGGAGCTACGACTACGCGACGGGTTACCTCTGGGGAGACGTCATCATCCAGGAACGGACGGGGTACGACCCGGACACCGTGCCGGACGAGGTGAAGGAGTACATCGAGGAATACGACGCCCAGGAGTACGTGGACAACTACGCCGCGAACGCCATCAACAACGGCGCGTTGAGCCAGGCGGTCAACGACGCCGCGACCATCGCGACGTACGGCGAGGAGCACCCCGGGGGCCCCGGCGCGCTGCCCGGGTCCGGCAACCCCGGCGCGGACATGCAGGCCGCGATCGACCAGGCGGAGAACGAGCGCAGGTACGCGGACGACCTGGAAGAGCAGCGCGAGAACGCCCGGCAGCTTCAGGCCTACGCGGACAACTTGAAGGCCACCGGCGGCACCGGCGCCGCGAGCTCGGAGGAGATCTTCGACTCCGGCGAGGTCGGGCTGGATTTCTTCAAGCTGTTCTGGGGGAAGTACTGCCGGTACTCCAGCGGTGGGTCCCGGGTGGGTGCTCGTGGTTCGGGCAACGGCGGCACGTCCTTGACCGGTAACCCGTTCGCGGACAAATGGATCTTCAAGGCCCGGTACAACGAGCAGCGTGAGGTGGGGTTCAGGCGCATCGGTCTCCAGGCCGACCAGTACGCACAGGCGGTCGGCCGTCTCCAGCACCACGTCGGCGAGCTCGTCACGGCCCAGGGCGACCTGTTCGCCGATTGGGAGGGGGAGGCCGCGGACGCCGCGTCGTCACGCTACGACGACGCGGTGGGCCAGGCCAGGGCCTTGATGAAGGAGCTGGAAGACGCCGGCAAGGTGCTGAACGAGGTCCGCGGCGCGCTGGAGCAGATGTGCGTGACCAAGGCGCAGACCGTGAACGGCCTGTTCTCGTCGACCATCAACGGGATCGCGCCGGACATCGTCGATCGGCTGGTCACGGTCGCCAAGGGAGGGGCGAGCGACGAGGACATCCTTTATGTGGCCTCGCAGTTCGGCATACCGGCCGACCAGGAGTGCCTGAACATCAGCGACGACGTCAAGGCCGAAGTCCGGCAGTCGGCGGCCGAATGGTGCGACGGCAATCTGGTGCCGGTGGTGGAGACGAAGGTCGAGGCGTTCTGGGACGTCTGTGACGCCACCGACGAGGGGTTCGAGGAGGTCCTCGGCGTGATGCGGGAAATGCTCGAACAGGGCGCGCAGGCCGGTTCCGGCGGGCGGAGGGAGGTGATGCCGCGATGA
- a CDS encoding polysaccharide deacetylase family protein, translated as MRVLPASPRARKGVVLGLITAVVLAASAFGLDRLVNARTFQFYGGLTHRVEVPDKVVALTFDDGPDPAGTGELLHGLGTVGVPATFYLTGRELERHPDLGTRIAAAGHELGNHSYSHERMVFVSAETVATEIERTDALIRRTGYRGEITFRPPNGKKLLGLPRYLAEHRRRTIMWDVEPDSYPEVAASASGIAEYTAEHVRPGSIVLLHGMYQSRTTTRQAVVPLVERLRGLGYRFVTVSELLARRPG; from the coding sequence ATGCGCGTCCTCCCTGCTTCACCGCGTGCCCGCAAGGGCGTGGTGCTCGGCCTGATCACCGCGGTCGTGCTGGCGGCGTCGGCCTTCGGCCTCGATCGGCTGGTCAACGCCCGGACCTTCCAGTTCTACGGCGGCCTGACCCATCGGGTCGAGGTGCCGGACAAGGTCGTGGCGCTCACTTTCGACGACGGGCCCGACCCGGCGGGCACCGGCGAACTCCTCCACGGCCTGGGCACGGTCGGGGTACCCGCCACCTTCTACCTGACCGGGCGGGAACTGGAGCGGCACCCGGACCTCGGCACGCGGATCGCCGCCGCCGGGCACGAGCTCGGCAACCACTCCTACTCCCACGAGCGGATGGTGTTCGTGTCAGCCGAGACGGTGGCCACCGAGATCGAGCGGACCGACGCGCTGATCCGCCGGACCGGCTACCGCGGCGAGATCACGTTCCGCCCGCCCAACGGGAAGAAACTGCTGGGCCTGCCGCGCTATCTCGCCGAGCATCGGCGGCGGACGATCATGTGGGACGTCGAACCGGACTCCTATCCCGAGGTGGCCGCCAGCGCCTCCGGCATCGCCGAGTACACCGCCGAGCATGTCCGGCCGGGCTCGATCGTCCTGTTGCACGGGATGTACCAGAGCCGGACCACGACCAGGCAAGCGGTGGTCCCGCTGGTCGAACGGTTGCGCGGGCTCGGCTATCGGTTCGTCACGGTGTCCGAGCTGCTGGCCCGGCGGCCGGGATGA
- a CDS encoding sensor histidine kinase, with translation MLNHLRARLDLGMILLVALLFSASGLGTESWEAVAVAAAQLLPLAARRRAPGVVLAVVAAATVAQLLLGPARNVAYVPVLLGVYTVAALPNRAGHRMVAAGAAAAVAVVMGEFKGLVDGTLLALVAFGVAWTMGMERRRHVADRTRLVEQQARHSAESAAAERRELTARRLHDTLAHTTTVMLVQAEALRATADLSEPARERVDTILTAGRDALTEVRQTLRDLAEDEHPPPASTELPELLARLRAAGLVLDEPTGVPDGVAGALAERVIAEAATNALRHAGPGTRVRITVRNHDDDVHVEVGNELPATTRPGGGGFGLASVAGELAEHGGRLEFGPRGRQWVVRAVIPAAGPAARTP, from the coding sequence GTGCTCAATCATCTCCGCGCGCGTTTGGACCTCGGGATGATCCTGCTGGTCGCACTGCTGTTCTCGGCGAGCGGGCTGGGTACGGAGAGCTGGGAGGCGGTGGCCGTCGCCGCCGCGCAGCTGCTGCCGCTGGCCGCGCGGCGGCGGGCACCCGGCGTCGTGCTCGCGGTCGTCGCCGCGGCGACCGTGGCTCAGCTGCTCCTGGGACCCGCTCGCAACGTGGCCTACGTGCCGGTCCTGCTCGGGGTCTACACCGTGGCCGCCCTGCCGAACCGTGCCGGGCACCGGATGGTCGCGGCGGGCGCGGCAGCCGCCGTGGCGGTGGTGATGGGCGAATTCAAGGGCCTGGTGGACGGCACTTTGCTGGCGCTGGTGGCCTTCGGCGTGGCGTGGACGATGGGCATGGAACGGCGGCGGCACGTGGCCGATCGCACCCGGCTTGTCGAACAGCAAGCCCGCCACAGCGCGGAAAGCGCGGCCGCGGAACGCCGGGAGCTCACCGCACGGCGGCTGCACGACACGCTCGCCCACACCACCACGGTGATGCTCGTGCAAGCCGAGGCGTTGCGCGCGACCGCCGATCTCAGCGAACCGGCCCGCGAGCGCGTGGACACGATCCTCACCGCGGGCCGGGACGCGCTCACCGAGGTCCGGCAGACCCTCCGCGACCTCGCCGAGGACGAGCATCCGCCACCCGCGTCCACCGAACTGCCCGAGCTCCTCGCGCGGCTGCGCGCCGCCGGGCTCGTGCTGGACGAACCCACCGGCGTGCCGGACGGGGTGGCCGGAGCGCTGGCCGAGCGGGTGATCGCGGAGGCGGCCACGAACGCGCTGAGACACGCCGGTCCCGGCACCCGCGTCCGGATCACCGTGCGGAACCACGACGACGACGTGCATGTCGAGGTCGGCAACGAACTGCCCGCCACCACGAGACCGGGTGGCGGTGGCTTCGGGCTGGCCAGCGTCGCCGGTGAGCTGGCCGAACACGGCGGTCGGCTGGAATTCGGCCCGCGTGGGCGGCAGTGGGTGGTCCGTGCGGTCATCCCGGCCGCCGGGCCAGCAGCTCGGACACCGTGA
- a CDS encoding response regulator, producing MVRVVVVDDHALVREGLAMVLAAQPGLTVVAQRAGGPELLDFLVTAREPADVVLLDLYLPGMDGLETLRRLREQMPAPPPVLMLTTIGRRHEIRQALATGAAGFVLKDATGAELAAAVRGAHDGMTVISPSAAATLCGTGDPGLTPREREVLSLLGSGLSNRDIAGRLGLAERTVKVHVGNVLAKLGVTSRTQAALRAQVLLGSRDS from the coding sequence ATGGTTCGTGTTGTCGTGGTCGACGACCACGCCCTGGTCCGCGAAGGGCTGGCGATGGTGCTGGCCGCGCAGCCGGGCTTGACCGTCGTCGCGCAGCGCGCCGGCGGGCCAGAGCTGCTCGACTTCCTCGTCACCGCACGGGAACCGGCCGACGTCGTCCTGCTCGACCTCTACCTGCCGGGCATGGACGGCCTGGAGACCCTGCGCCGCCTCCGGGAGCAAATGCCCGCCCCGCCGCCCGTGCTGATGCTGACCACCATCGGGAGGCGCCACGAGATCCGGCAGGCGCTGGCCACCGGAGCCGCCGGCTTCGTGCTCAAGGACGCCACCGGGGCCGAACTGGCCGCCGCCGTCCGTGGCGCGCACGACGGAATGACCGTGATCAGCCCGTCCGCGGCGGCCACGTTGTGCGGTACCGGTGATCCCGGCCTGACCCCGCGCGAGCGCGAAGTGCTGTCGCTGCTCGGTTCCGGACTGTCCAACCGCGACATCGCGGGACGGCTCGGGCTGGCCGAACGCACGGTCAAGGTGCACGTCGGCAATGTGCTGGCCAAGCTCGGCGTCACCAGCCGGACCCAGGCCGCGCTGCGTGCTCAGGTCCTGCTCGGCTCGCGGGATTCATGA